In Paralichthys olivaceus isolate ysfri-2021 chromosome 13, ASM2471397v2, whole genome shotgun sequence, the following are encoded in one genomic region:
- the sim1a gene encoding single-minded homolog 1-A, translated as MKEKSKNAARTRREKENSEFYELAKLLPLPSAITSQLDKASIIRLTTSYLKMRIVFPEGLGESWGHVSRSSLDGVSQELGSHLLQTLDGFIFVVAPDGKIMYISETASVHLGLSQVELTGNSIYEYIHPADHDEMTAVLTAHQPYHSHFVQEYEMERSFFLRMKCVLAKRNAGLTCGGYKVIHCSGYLKIRQYSLDMSPFDGCYQNVGLVAVGHSLPPSAVTEIKLHSNMFMFRASLDMKLIFLDSRVAELTGYEPQDLIEKTLYHHVHSCDSFHLRCAHHLLLVKGQVTTKYYRFLAKQGGWVWVQSYATIVHNSRSSRPHCIVSVNYVLTETEYKGLQLSLDQAASKGSFPYSSSSAASSLVDSCRTPKSKVSRHKTKARLSPYTQYPSFQTERSESDQDSPWGSSPLTDSASPQLLEQSEGLDASCVYRQFTDPRTLCYSPSEEQRHAHLHTHGQGQRCERGRCEAGRYFLGAPPPSSNVLWGTSRSILPLSKSSLENHDGYDSSMPHITAIHSYNGQGHWDEDSVVSSPDAGSASDSGDRYRADHYHCSPQEPSKIETLIRATQQMIKEEESRLQLRKGPPDSPLGPANGLPKGTGPCFAPEYTQGPLPLQSVVCRGLSQAISPANSPAPLSRLSSPGSERLQKPKDYLQTDLPPLSLPLHHPLTRPGPCSASPTLAPALYPSHAHPRPYLDKHTAYSLTGYALEHLYDPESLRGYCTSASTGPTHYDMTPHLRIPAEQTPGHKGTSVIITNSS; from the exons ATGAAGGAGAAATCTAAAAATGCCGCCCGGACCCGACGGGAAAAGGAGAATAGTGAATTTTATGAACTGGCCAAACTGTTGCCGCTTCCCTCCGCCATCACCTCCCAGCTGGATAAAGCGTCCATCATCCGGCTGACGACCAGCTACCTGAAGATGAGGATAGTCTTTCCTGAAG GCCTCGGGGAGTCCTGGGGTCACGTGAGTCGTAGTTCTCTGGATGGAGTCAGCCAGGAATTAGGCTCCCATCTCTTACAG acaTTAGACGGCTTCATTTTCGTGGTTGCTCCAGACGGGAAAATAATGTACATATCAGAAACGGCATCAGTCCACTTGGGCCTGTCGCAG GTAGAGTTAACAGGAAACAGCATTTACGAATACATCCATCCAGCAGACCATGATGAAATGACAGCCGTCCTCACAGCCCACCAGCCTTACCATTCACACTTTGTCCAAG AATATGAGATGGAGCGCTCGTTCTTTCTGAGAATGAAATGTGTCCTTGCTAAAAGAAATGCTGGTCTCACCTGTGGAGGCTACAAG GTGATCCACTGTAGTGGCTACCTGAAGATCCGTCAGTACAGCCTGGACATGTCTCCGTTTGACGGCTGCTATCAGAACGTCGGGCTGGTGGCGGTCGGTCACTCGTTGCCGCCAAGCGCAGTCACTGAGATCAAACTGCACAGCAACATGTTCATGTTTAGAGCGAGCCTGGACATGAAGCTCATCTTCCTCGACTCACG gGTTGCAGAGCTGACAGGTTACGAGCCTCAGGATCTAATAGAGAAGACGCTCTATCACCATGTCCACAGCTGTGACTCCTTCCACCTGCGCTGTGCTCATCACTTGT TGTTGGTGAAAGGTCAGGTTACCACTAAGTATTACCGCTTCTTGGCCAAGCAAGGTGGCTGGGTCTGGGTTCAGAGTTATGCAACCATTGTGCACAATAGCCGCTCGTCCCGACCTCACTGCATCGTCAGTGTCAACTATGTTCTCAC GGAGACTGAGTATAAAGGCCTCCAGCTGTCTCTGGACCAGGCCGCATCCAAGGGGTCCTTCccctacagcagcagcagcgcggCCAGCAGCCTCGTGGACAGCTGCAGGACTCCCAAGAGCAAAGTGTCCCGGCACAAGACCAAAGCTAGACTGTCCCCGTACACACAG TATCCCAGTTTCCAGACGGAGCGCTCAGAGTCTGACCAGGACAGTCCGTGGGGCAGCAGCCCCCTCACCGACTCGGCCTCCCCTCAGCTCCTGGAGCAGAGTGAAGGTCTGGACGCCTCCTGTGTATATAGGCAGTTCACCGATCCTCGCACGCTTTGCTACAGCCCGTCCGAAGAGCAGCGCCACgcacacctccacacacacggTCAAGGCCAGCGTTGTGAGCGGGGCCGATGTGAGGCTGGGCGGTACTTCCTAGGAGCGCCTCCGCCCAGCAGCAATGTGTTGTGGGGCACCAGCCGGTCCATTCTACCGCTGAGCAAGAGTTCCCTGGAGAACCACGATGGATATGACAGCAGCATGCCGCACATCACAGCCATCCACAGCTACAATG GCCAGGGCCACTGGGATGAGGACAGTGTGGTCAGCTCTCCAGACGCAGGCTCAGCCAGTGACTCAGGGGATCGCTACCGAGCTGACCACTACCACTGCAGCCCACAGGAGCCCAGCAAGATCGAGACGCTGATCCGAGCCACGCAGCAGATGATCAAGGAAGAAGAAAGTCGACTTCAGCTACGCAAGGGTCCTCCAGATTCCCCACTGGGACCAGCAAATGGACTGCCCAAGGGCACAGGTCCGTGCTTCGCACCTGAGTATACTCAGGGGCCCCTGCCACTACAGTCAGTGGTGTGTCGAGGGTTGAGTCAAGCGATCAGCCCTGCAAATAGCCCCGCCCCCCTGTCCAGGCTCAGCAGTCCAGGATCAGAGCGCCTCCAAAAGCCCAAAGACTACCTCCAGACAGACCTGCCCCCCCTTTCTTTGCCATTACATCACCCGCTGACTCGCCCGGGCCCCTGCTCAGCTTCTCCCACCCTGGCCCCGGCCCTCTACCCCTCCCACGCCCACCCGCGCCCCTATTTGGACAAGCATACAGCCTACTCGCTGACAGGATACGCTCTGGAGCACCTCTATGACCCGGAGAGCCTCCGGGGCTATTGCACCTCCGCCAGCACTGGCCCCACCCATTATGATATGACCCCGCACCTCCGCATACCGGCAGAGCAGACTCCTGGACACAAAGGCACCTCTGTCATTATCACCAACAGCAGCTAA